GTCTGAAACTATGTTCAGTCATACAAACATGCAACTGGAAGTGTGAAACTACGTTCAGTCATAATAACATGTCACTCGAATACTAAAACAAAACTATGGACATAGCAATCCAATCATCATATGAAATGTACAAATTTACTAGAGTCAGGCTCAAGTGCTCCCAAACTCAGCAAatgcagggacatatatgatgatatgAAGACTTAAACAACACTAGCAATATGCCTCTACTAACTACCACTGGAAGCCTGAAAATAGGTGAAGCCATATGGAAACCTTGTACCATAAACTTAACAAATGGAATGTACATTTCTACCAGTGTTTGGCTCAAATGCGCTACCAAAACTCAACAAGTGTAAAGGAATATATGATGAAGCTATGAAGACATAAAGAACACTGGGAATATGCCTCTAGTAACAATGATTGAAACCGTAAACAGGATAAGTAGGTTTGTAGTGTGAAAGAGAAATATCTAATTCCTGTTTTGCTTACCTGTGCCCTGATAATTGCACTTTTCTTGTCTTGCTCAGCCTTCTCAACAATGAACTTGGCACGCTCAGCTTCCTGAGCAGCAACCTGTTTGGCTTCAATGGCATGAGTGAACTCCTTACCAAAGCTGAGACTGGTAATGGACACATCATCCAGAGCGATGTTGAAGTTCTTCGCCCTCTCTGTCAGAATCTTCCTGATCTCCCTGCTCACAGCCTGCCGTAACATGAAGGATAAGTCAGTAACATATTTCAAGTAAACCAGCTATTATCTCCTATAGCATGGAAAACATGTAGACACAGCAAACATGGTGAAGCTGTACCTCTCTCTGTGTGATTAGCTGACTGGCATTGTATTGGGCAACCACAGCTTTGAGTGTTTCATGAATGATTGAAGGCAGCACTCTCTCATTGTAGTTCTCCCCCAGGGTCCTGTACATAGTTGGTAGTCTCTCTGGCATGGGTCGTGTAAGAACACGAAGACCAATTCTCACCTGTACAAATTATGAAGTGGAATCAAATACATGCAAGGAACTGCAGCGCAAATGCTACTTTCAAAAAGAAGTGCATGAACACTAACAAATTCACATAATCAAAATGATATAACTTGCTCAGCATCAGCTAGTCGTCTTAAATCAACATGGCAACAAATAATGATGAAGCACAAaaagtacttgtgactaatgccaaCAGATTCAAAGCAAATAAGTTGAAATGATTATTGACAGGCAATATATAATGACAATCTAACAGATTAAAAGCAAATGAGTTGAAATGCTTATTGACAAGGAATACATAATGGCGACCAGTGCTAATTGATTAAAAGCAATGAACTAAAATGCTTAATAACAGAGCAGTAGACACTAGACAGGAAAGAGGCTACATACAATGCTGTAAGATTTCATAGGTCAGCTAGTATGGGTTGCATTAAAATCCAATGAGTCAATAAAAACCGATGCTAGGTATGCAAACACATTACATGTACCAGATTCCACCCACCTATCCAAATTGGTAAACAATTCAAATGTGCTCAATCCCCTTGCAGGCCACAGTTACAGAATATGCTCATAAATGACAATGGCAGTACCGTTTTACATGTACCAGACTCGGTCCAAATTGCTAGCTAGTCACTTCACATGAGCAGAGTATCAACAAATACAGGCTACACTTTCAGAATGTCAACATAGCCAACTCAAATCAGACCCCTTGGTCGGTCCCAAACATGGATTTCACACAGATAAGCAGTAAATCAGGCATCTGTGCTAGGCGACGAGGGATCGAGACAGGAGAATGTTACCATCTGGAGATCCCGGCTCCCGGAGGTGCTCTCGACGAGGTTGGGTCGCGCGCGGACGTCGTAGATGATGGGCCTCTCGAACCAGGGGATGACGATGTGAGTCCCCTCGGGGTAGACCTGCACGGACCCGCCCCAGAAATCAAACGCGTAAGGGACCCGATAAATCGCGCAGAAAAACAGCAGGGTGCAAGCAAAATCCGTCGCCGGCGGCCGAGATCCGCGGATCCACgcgaggggagggggcggcgggcaCCTTGTCCTTGATCCCCTCGAGGCGGTTGAAGACGATGGCCCGGTGGCCTCCCTCGACGTTGTAGAGGGTCTGGTTGCCGAGGTAGAGCGCGGCGCCGCCCAGCAGCCCGAGCTTGACCAGCGCGCCCGCGCCCGCCGGCGCGCTCGGCATCCTGGCGCCCTTGAAGTTCATCTCGCTCGCCGGCGGCGGAGGTCGGGGTTTAGCTAGGGTTTACTCGGCCGATTTGGGGGCGAATGGGAtgcggaggaggagggggcgggcgGAGGGTGGGGAATaggggatggaggaggaggaggagggtggggGTGTTAAGTGGGTCGGGCTGGTGGATCGGGGCCGTCGGATCTCGAAGGGACGGCGCGGATGGGGCGGCGGGGCGCGTTTCTTTCCTCCCCTGCAAGAAAGGGGAATGGAGGTGCTGCCTTCCGGCCCAAGATGGTCTCGTGCGGCTGACTCCTGGCTCCCGCGCGGGTGGGATGGTTGGGGCATTTCTCTCGTGTGTGGATGGTCAACTTGCGCCCGTGCACGACTAAAAAAGATTTTTTTTTTTACGGGGACACACCTAAATAAGTTGCACTCGTGCTCGTGCACAGCCTAAAAACAAGTTGCGCTTGTGCACTTGTCGTTGTCATTTACCTTTTTTGAGTGCGCCCGTGCACTCCTGCACGCCCTAAAAATAAGTTGACAATAATTAAAGACACAACGCTGACACTAAGCTGCTCGTGCTTGCATCCAAGTCATCACTGGGGCTGGCCTGCTTGAGCTGATGCAAAAATGAGGTGAAATGTGTGTTTGGTGTGCTGCATGATATGTGGCAGGCTAAGCTCAGATATTGTTTGGTTTGTAGCATCTAGGTTGTATTACAGATGTAGCATACACCAATATGTTGTTTGGTAGGCTGTATGATGTGGAATCTGATCTTAGTGCGTTTGTACTTGTGTGTAAATAAATAGAAGATTATTTCAAATATATTTGTTGATTCAAGTAATAAAATAATATGTTCGCATGTCTACAAGATTTAGTCAAAATATAATCACGTGTCTTGAAAATGAAAGAGATGATTTAAGTAAGAGAAACAAAATTTCAGCAACATATTGGTTGTTTGTATAAATAGTTAATATACAAATAAGCAGTTTATGGTACAAAATAGCTTTAAAAATGCGCCAAGATCATAGAGAGTGCACATAAAGCAAGTATCCATTCCAGTGCAAGTATATCTTAAAAGTTCACATATATAGAGCCACGAATCCATATGGTCATATTCAATCCAGTACATCCTAGAGTTCACGTATATTAGATAGCCAGAAATCCATATTGTCCATATTGCAGTCCAACAAAAAAACATAACATAAGGTCCATATTACATTTCCTACATCACATATCTAGGGGCATGGGTTTTCTGACCAAATACGATAAAATATGGTCAGCTTGGTGTGAATCAGCACATATTTGCTCACACTCCATCCTTGGACGCTCCATCCTTGGGCACGGACACTCCACCGTTCAACTTGGAGAGGTGGTGAATGGCCCAACGAGTGCGACGAGTCTCCGACATATGCACAAATGAGTGGCTCCTAGCCCTGTTGGCGTTCATACTATCTGCACCATTTGCATAACTATTTTGTCTACTACTAATTCATTCATTTCCATAAGCTAGCAAAGTGTTCTAAACATATCACACATTCATGCTAATGACAGATCTGAACCTACATAAAAAGTACCCATCCATCTCAAATCCATAGGGGAAGAGGAGGTTCTGGTGATAGATCTGAACCTAAAAAGGAGAGATGAGGCGATGGGAAAAGAATCCATTGGTGCTAGCCACAGAGAAGGCCCTCTTTCCCGTCCATGACTAGAGGAGGCCGCCGCTTCATCCATTCGCATCAGAGAAGAAGTGCAGCGCGAGCGGCAGAGAGATGGGgatgggagggagaagagatggatggGGACAGATGGGAGAcagggagagggaggggaggaggagggttCTACCTCCATAGCGGCGAGGATGCCCCGGTGGCAATGTCGACGGAGGCGGCGGGGCTGCGAGATCCACTGCTGTCGCAGGAGAGGGAGGGGAGCGAGGAAAGCGGCATGAACGAGTCAGGTGAGAGCGACGAGAGCAGAAACCTATCCCTTTCTCGCGTGGGTGCAGGCGCGCGTGCAGCGGCGGGTGCGGGCTCGCGGAAACGCCCGAAACCTGTGTTTCCCATGAGCCTGGCTGGGAGCCTCTTTTTGCATGCGCCGAGCCTGGCCTAGATAGATGTGCAGGCTACCAAACAATGAGAAATTTGCATGGTGGGTGCGAGCCAGGTGCAAGGCAaggaaccaaacacgccctaaggCCCTGTTTGGCAACCCTTTGCTCCTTCAGCGCGGAACGAAGCGCACGGAGTGACCTTCCAGCGACTCTGCAAATTTGAAGTGGATGTTGCTTCACTCCAGAGCGGAgttggagagaggggagagagtccGAACATGCTCTAATTATCGCCTTTTATAGGGTAACCAGTaacaagagcatctccagccgttgagccCCCCAGGAGGCATTTTTATGTCGCCGGTGCTAAAAAAAGGCTCCTGGAAGCACgtgtggagatgctctaaggataAGATAGACTAAGTGATGGTACAAAACTGAAGAGAACAACTAACAGACGAGCCCCGGCCGCATTGCTCCCGCGAGCGACACGGGGGCAACCCTAGCGCCGCCTTCCTCCAGCCATTCCCACCTCTCCTTCCCCTCGCCGACACTGGCAGGCAAAGCCCACGGTGATGGCGTCGACATGGATTCTCTTCCTCTCTCACGTGGACCAAGGGGTGGCGTAGGGAAGCCCTTCATGGTAGGGCGCAAGATCCACGAGCGGCATCTGCAATGGTTGCGATGGCACAAGGAGGTGGTGGGCGGTGGCGGCCGTCTCTTCCATGGCCGGTGGGTACGCAAAGTGATCTTCTCTAGCGAGTTGTCGAGCTATGGGCGTGAATCTAATCCCCGTTTAGATTCGTCGTGGCGTGGCTCTTGGCTTGTAGGCGGCGCGTGAGTGGGCTGGTCAGATGTAGCTGGAGGTCCTCTGCCGGCGTTACGGCGACTGCGTATTTCTTCATGGCACAGCTCTGCCCAAATCTAGTCAGCTGCGTGGTCGGAATGGCGCGACTTCTGGTGAAAGTCGTGCCGACTTCGGTCATGGTGGACGATTGCGGTGTCTTTGACGTTGTTTCCTTGTCGAGGCATTGTCGTTACGTTTCGCGTCACCTTGCTCGGACTGCTCCGGTGAGAACTCTAGATCTGGGCCCCgtgtgcttcatgtgcttcacgtgAGGGGACAAAGATAGTTCACTTTGGGGAAGCACAATTGTGCTTCACCACGTGCGAGCACAAGCTAGTTTACTTGAAAGCATGTGTTAGCACAGTTTGGAAGCACGTGTTAGTTCACTTTTGGAGCATATTTTTTGTCAAAAACAATCATCGAACATATCAACATGAGATCCAATTTTAGAGATCTGGACACAAGGAACACATTGGTGACTAACTGTTCATAATTTGAATGCACGGTTCAAGAGATAAATCATTTTGAAAAAATAGATcgacaaaaaaccaaaaaaaaactatCTATTTGTGACAAGTGGCACGCATGTGATGTGCCACTTGTCACCATCAGAGGAGGTGAGGGTGACATTTGTTGGAGGACCCTCTTAACTAGTGATTTTAAATAGACAGAAATATTATATTTATTCGACCCAGTGTGTAAAAGAAAGCCCACCATCAACATATATCTCTTTGAGGCCTCTTTGACTCCCACAAAGTAACATCCCCGGATAGTACCCCAATTATAATTgcttgttttttttcatttttgcgtcatcattgcatcatgccatcatgtcttcATGCTTTAATCCTGGaattaaatcctccaagtactaaaaatcctaaacttaattaaaatgtaactagataaaaTGAATATATTTTGATCTATTTTAAATTGAGGGGTTCACATGGTCATTTCTCTTTAAACCCTATAAATAAAACCTTCCAATAATTTTAGTGAGACAAAATAAAATATTCCAATTAATTTGGAATCACCAAATACAATTTCAATTTAAGCCCTCAGCTAACACTGTCATTTTATCTTTGAGGATTGACGGTTTACTTtactttatactccctccgtcctaacatAAGGGCATGTTGTGATCTCCCACAAACTCCACGAATTCCATGATTCCAGCTTCCCAACCCAGCTTCTAACTCCACGCAGCGAGTCAACTCTGTTCTGCAGCGATCGCTGGAATTTCCTATTGGACGCACATTGCGTAAAAATGTCGACCCTTCGCACAGACCTACCGATGTAGcgattacctgggccggcccatcaacGTGTTGAAgtgtttccggttttgggaaccttctagagtttCCCAACCGATTtccctggttttgggaaccttctagaaaggTTCCTTGAACCGGTTTatctttatcttttatctttttattttttttattttttctgtttatttttcttttcttttcctcttgctgtttcttttttctttttacgtTTTTTATTTTTCAAATAAGAGTTCATGTTTTTAAAATTGTTTGGgaacttaaaaaatgttcatgattttaaaaattagttcatttttttaaaaatcgtcgtgttttcaaaaaaataaattcaaaaaactcttttgcacttttaaaaaattGATCAGGAATTAGAAAAATATTTCTGTATTCAAAACTTGTTCCGAGTGTTTTTCATAAATTGTTCAGAATATTTTTTGCACGTTTACCAGAACTTTTCAAATAATGTCTGGGATTTCCAAAATTGTTCCTGTGTCAAACATTTTCTTCACGTATTCAAAAATTGATCACGTTTCAAATATGTTTGGGATTTTCAGAATTCCTCTCCATTTCGAATTTGGTTGTAAAAATTCAAAATATGTTCTTATTTTGAAAttgtgttcacaaattcaaaaaatgttcatgtttacaaAAAAGTCCGAAAATTCACCTTTGGAATTGTtattttgaaaacaagaacatgcttctgtcttttcttttccttttctgtttcttttttactTTCCAATATATTCTTTTTTTAGTTGAGGTTTAAAAAATTGTTGAGAAACTTAAAAAATGTTCGTCCTGTTAAAAAATGTTAATTTTTTTAAAAACAGttattttttcaaaaattgttcagaaatTCAAGTAATGTTCGCAGTTTGAAAAACTAATCCGGGCATTTGAAGAAATGTTcccatttttcaaaattgttcggcatttcaaaaaatgtttatgtcTTACAAAATTgaataaaatttaaaaaatatattttttaatttTGTTCACGTATTTCAAAAGTAGTTCCAGTTTTTAAATtcggttcacaaattcaaaaaatgttcgcattttccaaaaatgtttgaatgtttagaaaaatgtttttgtTTCAATATATTGTTCACCTTAATAAAAATGTTTGCATTTCCAAAATTTGTTCGGGATTTTCCAATAGTTCTCAGTTTAAAATTTCTGTTCTGAATCTAAAACGTTGTCCTCGTTTTCAAATTTTGCTCACCaatacaaaaaatgttcatgttttcaaagcatgttcGGGAACTTTGAAAAATGTTCAGGTTTTCAAGAATGTGCTGTAAGTTTGAAAAAAGTTTGACTTTTAAATACATTTCTTCTATTGTCTGTTCTTAAAGCTTGGTGCTAATCATTCGCCATCTGGCTGCTTCAGGTCAAGTGGCTAGCTGCAAGCTGTTAGGCGCGCGAGGTTGCATGTTCGAGTCACCCTCACAGCTATCCGATTCAGATGCTGCCAGCCACAGGATCAAGTGGCACCACGCAGCTCTCACGGCAGCATCATACAACAGCTCCCATGGCAGCACCGACGGCGTCCGGCGGTGCTTCATTGCAACCTCGCCGGAGCTTCCAACGACCGCCTAACCTCGTCAAAGCTCCAACAACCGCCGTGGCGCTTCACTGCGACCTCACGGGAGCTTCATTGCAACCTCGACGATGTTTTGTTGCAGCACCAACACCAACAGGGCGGTGCTCCATCGTAGCACCCGGACAGCCGCCGGCGAAGCTTCATTGTAGCATCACCACCATCGCACGGTCGTGTTCCATTGCAGCACCGCTGCTCCCGTCAAAGCTCCACCGCAGCACTAGACGTGCGCCGACGAAGCTTCACTGCAGCGCAACGCGACGGTGTCGAGGTGCGCGCGGCGAATCAGGCGGCCGCGATGGCGGATGCACGACGGTGACGGCGATGCTGCGACACAGCACGCGGTGGCGACGGAGCTCTGGCGGCCCGATGTTGCGATGCTCCTCTCCTCAGCCTCCTGTCCCGACTATAGCATGTGCAGCGAGTGGTGACTCGCCTCCGACACCGTCGTCATCTGCAGCTCCGGTGGCCACTACCACGCAGCTCCGGTGGCCACACCGAACCCTCGTCCCCCCTTTGCAGCAGCGATGCCCTGCGATGGATCTTTCACATGGGTGCTGGGATTTGTGTTGGAGCTTTGCCGGAGGGAGAGAAAGTGACTGGGAGGGTTGTTGGCACCGGCGGCATGGCCCCGAATCTGGGTTGGACGGGATTGAGGGATGAGAGAGGGAGGAGAGATGGAGCAGAGAAGAGATGGGGATGGATAGAAGCGCTCCAGGGAAGACGAGACCCTTCGGCTAAGAGATAAGGTGGCGGCAGGTGGGCTTGTGGGCCTGTGGGGCACGTGGCGTGCTATAAAGGAGGTTTACGAGAGATAGAAATCAACCGATTGATTGTAGacattttcctttattttctctagaTTTTTGCGTCGTAAAGTTTAGCGTTCAACTTAATTCATtgtagtgggccggcccagtcggggaccCGCTATGCGGCACGCGCTCCATTTGCCGCAAAAAGTGGGGTATAGGAGCTCCCGCGATCGCTGGCTTCTTTGGTCGCTAGCCCATAATGGGCCGGCTGGAACGAGACGAGTCGCCCAACCTAGGTAAATTGGCCTAAAATTTTTTATCACACACAAATCGGTACCCATCTAGGGTTTTCTTACTCCGGCGATATCGGTCGCCGTCGAGGTTTTCATCCCGTCGAGCGTCAGATCTGTCTTCCCTCCCCCCACTTGTGTACTTGGGCTGATTTCGGGGTCGGCTAGTCCTTCCACCCGGCCTCGGTTTCGCAGTGTGGGCGGTAGGGTTTTTCCTGAGATCCGATGGCGGCCTCCTCCTCAACTGGTACTCCGGGCGGCAGGTCCACTGGTAGCAGAAGGAGCAAGGCGGCGGTTGATCTGGAGACGGCCATGAAAAACATGAAGCTGAAGGAATCTGAGCTTGATGACGTGATCGTGGGCGAGGAGGAAATCTCGCAATTTGCCAAGGAGGCGCGCTGGTTAGCGGTCGCCAAGGTAAACACCAAGAAGCCCTTCAGCATGGATGCTTTCAAGAACACAATGAAATACATATGGCGTCTCGCCTATGACCCAGAGATCCGCGAGGCAGGTGACAATTTGTTTGTAATCCAATTGTTCTGCGTGGGAGACTGGAATAGGGTGATGCATCAAGGGCCATGGATCTTCAGGGGACTCATGGTGATCATAGAAGAGTACGATGGTAAGGGGAAGCCTGAGGCGGTCGTTCTTGATCGCGTGTATGTCTGGGCGCAGATTCATGACACACCAGAACTGTATCGCAAAGAACCGATCATGGATCAATTAGCACGGAGAATCGGTCAAGTAAAGAGTGTGGAGATGAACCCTACCAGAGTTTTTGAGGGGAACTCTGTCAGGGTACGAGCAAAGATCAATGTAGCACAGCCATTGGTTAGGTTTACACCACTGAATATCAAGGGTGAAGAGAGGCTATTGTTACCGGTGAAATATGAAAAGATTGCTTTCTTTTGTGAAGTCTGCGGTGTTATGGGCCACATCCTTGAAGAGTGTGGTAATGGTATCCACAATCCTGATGAGATTGAATATGGTGAATGGATGTTAGCCAAGAGAAGGAGTCTCCCCTCGACCCAGTTTAATCAGACTGGCCGAGGCAACTTCAGCTATACTAGTGGCAACAGGGGTGCACCTGGACGCCGAGGCAGAGGCCGCGGTGGACGCGGCAACGCTGATGGAGGCCGGGGTAACGGCGATGGAGCCAAGAAGCGATCATCACAGGAAGCGGGCTTGCAAGAGGACGTGGACCTGAATGACACAGCGGAAAGCCCACTCAAGACAGACGTTGTGGAGAAGGATGCCGATCAGACCGAACCTACTGCTAAGAAGAAGCTTGACCTTTCTGATGATGCTCTTGGGGTTTCAGTCGAGAATACTGCAGGACGTCACGCCCAGAATCCTGCTGTACATGTTCAGCCGAAGGAGATAATACTGGTTCCACCCCCTCCCCCAGGATACCAGAACCCACGTgataggaagaagccaaagaaggggTTGTCACCCAACAAATCGACGAACAAAATGAGCGAACAGCTGGGCTCCTTGGAGGAGCGCCGCCGCGCTCAATGAATATTATCTGCTGGAACTGTCGCGGGGCGGGCAAACCCGCGACAGTTCGCGAGCTTCGCGATATAGCGAGGCAATTTGCCCCGGCCGTACTATGTATTGTTGAAACACAAATATCCAAAGTACGTGTCGAGAGTATGGCG
The sequence above is a segment of the Triticum dicoccoides isolate Atlit2015 ecotype Zavitan chromosome 1A, WEW_v2.0, whole genome shotgun sequence genome. Coding sequences within it:
- the LOC119292597 gene encoding prohibitin-1, mitochondrial-like; translation: MNFKGARMPSAPAGAGALVKLGLLGGAALYLGNQTLYNVEGGHRAIVFNRLEGIKDKVYPEGTHIVIPWFERPIIYDVRARPNLVESTSGSRDLQMVRIGLRVLTRPMPERLPTMYRTLGENYNERVLPSIIHETLKAVVAQYNASQLITQREAVSREIRKILTERAKNFNIALDDVSITSLSFGKEFTHAIEAKQVAAQEAERAKFIVEKAEQDKKSAIIRAQGEAKSAELIGNAIANNPAFVALRQIEAAREIAHTIAASNNKVFLDSGDLLLGLQSLKMLNNNKK